A genomic segment from Cyanobacterium sp. T60_A2020_053 encodes:
- a CDS encoding DevA family ABC transporter ATP-binding protein, with the protein MTLTTTNPSQNAVLDHETKVVNIENLDFYYRNNNIEKQILFDINLTLDKGEVAIMKGPSGSGKTTLLTLMGALRTAQHGSVKVFNQELVHASNKLLIDTRRNIGYIFQAHNLLKSLTARQNVQMSMDLHPEYSEQERKQKSIEMLQAVGLGEHINYYPHSLSGGQKQRVAVARALVSHPKMVLADEPTAALDSKSGRDVVELMQRLAVEQGCTILIVTHDNRILDVAERIIELEDGKLIQQ; encoded by the coding sequence ATGACTTTAACAACGACGAATCCATCACAGAATGCTGTTTTAGACCATGAGACTAAAGTCGTTAATATCGAGAATTTAGACTTTTATTACCGTAATAACAATATTGAAAAACAAATTCTTTTTGATATTAATTTAACCCTTGATAAAGGGGAAGTAGCGATTATGAAAGGTCCTTCTGGTTCAGGAAAAACCACCCTGCTGACGTTGATGGGCGCCCTCCGCACTGCCCAACACGGTAGTGTTAAAGTATTTAATCAAGAATTAGTCCATGCTAGTAATAAATTACTAATTGACACAAGACGCAATATAGGGTACATATTTCAAGCCCATAATTTACTAAAATCCCTAACAGCAAGACAAAATGTGCAGATGTCAATGGATTTGCACCCAGAATACTCTGAGCAAGAAAGAAAGCAAAAATCCATCGAAATGTTACAGGCTGTGGGTTTGGGAGAGCATATTAACTATTATCCCCATAGTCTTTCGGGGGGGCAAAAACAGAGGGTAGCAGTGGCGAGGGCGCTGGTTTCCCATCCGAAAATGGTGTTAGCAGACGAACCAACGGCGGCGCTGGACAGTAAATCAGGGCGTGATGTGGTAGAGTTGATGCAGCGCTTGGCAGTGGAGCAGGGTTGCACTATTCTGATTGTTACCCATGATAATCGCATTCTTGATGTGGCTGAACGTATTATCGAATTAGAAGACGGCAAGTTAATTCAGCAGTGA